GCGCCGTGCGGCTCGTTGTCCACCACCGAGATCAGGCCGTTGTGCTCCTCGATGATGTTGTGGGCGATGGCCAGGCCCAGGCCGGTCCCGGAGCTTTTCTTGGAAAAATAAGGCAGGAAAACCTTCTGCTTGTCCTCATCGCTGATGCCGGGGCCGTTGTCGGCGATCTCGATGGTTACAAACTTGCTTTCGCCGTTGTAGCGCGAAAAGATCTCGATCTCGCCTTCCTTGCCGATGATCTCCAGTGCGTTGTCCAGGATGTTGACGAAGACCCGCTTGATCTGCTCGACATCGAGCTTGACCAGGGGCGGCAACGCGGCGTCGAGCTTGGCCTTGAACTGGACGTTCTGGTAGATCGACGTGTAGGTTGCCAGCATCTTTTCCAGGATCTCGTTGATGTCTCCCTGGGTGAACTTGATTTCCGGCAGGCGGGCGAAATTGGCGAATTCCTCGGCCAGGCTCCGGATCGAATCGAATTCCTGGGTGATGATGTGCAGGCTGTCCTCGACGATGGCGCGGAACTTGTCGGCAGGCTGGTCCAAGCTGCGCAGGATGCGCTGCGAGGAAATTTGGATGGGGGTCAGCGGGTTCTTGATTTCATGGGCGATGCGCTTGGCCACTTCGCGCCAGACCAGCAAGCGCTGGGCCTTGATCAGTTCGGTCAGGTCGGTGAAGACCACCAGCAGGCCGGAGAAGCGGTTGTTGATCGGGTTGCGCAATTGGGTGATCTTCACCGCCAGGTTGATCACCCGGCCCTGCAGCTTGATGTCGATCTCCTTTTCGATCAGCTTGAAGCGCGTCTCGAACGCCTTGCCGATCATCAGGTGAATATCCTTGTAGATGGTCTCCGAAATCACGTTGGTGAAATTTTTCCGCATGACGGTTTCCACGTCCAGCGACAGCATGCGCGCCGCCTCGGGGTTCAAGGCCATGATTTCGCCTTTCGAATTCAAGGCCATGACTCCGGAGGTGATGTTTTTCATGATCGTCTCGATGATGCTGCGCCGGTGGCGCAGCTCGATGGTGCGCCGGTTCAACTTGTCGCGGTTTTCCCTGAGGTCGAAGGCCATGCGGTTGAACTCGTTGATCAGGGTGTTGAACTCGTCCTTGGCCGCGTAGTCGATGCGCACGTCGAGGTTGCCCTTGGCGATTTCGGCGGTCGCCGAGATCAGCTTCTCGATCGGCACCGTGATGCCCTTGGCCAGGTAAAATCCCAGCCAGGAGGCGGAAAAGATGATCAGGATGGTGATGAACAGAAAGAGGAGCATGTAGGTGTTCTTGACCGGGTCGCGCAGCACTCGCATCTGGCTGTGCTTGTTGACCATGGCCGCCAGGGCGTTGAGGCTGCGGGTGTAGCTTTCGGGAAAATATTTCCCGGTAATGATCAGCATCTTGTCGCCCTGCTCGATATCGAAGGCGACCCCGTTGCGGATCAGCTCGCCGTTCTTCAGGTTGTCGATCTTGGTGAAGCCGGCCCCGCCCAGGCCGCTGTAGACGATGTTCAGCGGCAGGTTCTTGTATTCCTGCATCGGGATGCGCGGGTTGAAGATGGCGAAGATCTCGTTGCGGTTCTTGTAGATGTTGACCACGTCGAGCTTGTACTCGAGCATCTTTTCCTTGAGCCGGTTCTGCAGGAAATTCTTGTTGTCGTCGGTATACATCCGCTTCTGCTGGATCATGACGGCGATGATCCCCGAGAAATGCTCAAGGTCCTCGGTGATCTTGCTGTAGTAGTTGTTCTTGACCTCGTCGACGTTCTTCATGATGTTCTCGACCGGCGCCTTGAACCACTGCTCGATGCTCTGCGAGATGACGTCGGTGGCGAAAAAGAACAGCAACAGGGTGGGCACGATGGAGAAGGCGATGAAAAAGAAGACCAGCCGGTTTTTGAAGCTATGGCCGCCGCTGCGGTTGCTTTCGTAGTACATCTTCAGGATGTTGCGGGCCAGGATAAAGAGAAAGGTCAGGCCGAAGAGGATGATGATGATCCACAAACCGAAGATCAGGGTGTTGCTCTTCAGGAATTGCGGTGAAAAATTCTTGCTCTCCTCGAAATAGAGGCGGATGATGACGAAAACGATGAAGAAAAGGACCATGGCCGCGACGATCAGGCGCACGCCCTTGATATTCTTGTTTTTCATTCTCCAAATCCTTGGCGCCGGCTTTGGCAAGCGCAAAAACGGCAACCGGTCCTT
This Candidatus Aminicenantes bacterium DNA region includes the following protein-coding sequences:
- a CDS encoding ATP-binding protein, with product MKNKNIKGVRLIVAAMVLFFIVFVIIRLYFEESKNFSPQFLKSNTLIFGLWIIIILFGLTFLFILARNILKMYYESNRSGGHSFKNRLVFFFIAFSIVPTLLLFFFATDVISQSIEQWFKAPVENIMKNVDEVKNNYYSKITEDLEHFSGIIAVMIQQKRMYTDDNKNFLQNRLKEKMLEYKLDVVNIYKNRNEIFAIFNPRIPMQEYKNLPLNIVYSGLGGAGFTKIDNLKNGELIRNGVAFDIEQGDKMLIITGKYFPESYTRSLNALAAMVNKHSQMRVLRDPVKNTYMLLFLFITILIIFSASWLGFYLAKGITVPIEKLISATAEIAKGNLDVRIDYAAKDEFNTLINEFNRMAFDLRENRDKLNRRTIELRHRRSIIETIMKNITSGVMALNSKGEIMALNPEAARMLSLDVETVMRKNFTNVISETIYKDIHLMIGKAFETRFKLIEKEIDIKLQGRVINLAVKITQLRNPINNRFSGLLVVFTDLTELIKAQRLLVWREVAKRIAHEIKNPLTPIQISSQRILRSLDQPADKFRAIVEDSLHIITQEFDSIRSLAEEFANFARLPEIKFTQGDINEILEKMLATYTSIYQNVQFKAKLDAALPPLVKLDVEQIKRVFVNILDNALEIIGKEGEIEIFSRYNGESKFVTIEIADNGPGISDEDKQKVFLPYFSKKSSGTGLGLAIAHNIIEEHNGLISVVDNEPHGARFIIELPA